The window GAGCTGATCAAACTGGTCGGTGCTTTGCGCAAACATGTAGAGGGAGAAGATGCATAGAGCTGGCAAAGACAACAAATGGAAATGCAGAAGGTGTTACGCCAGCAGATCTAAAGCATGCACAAGTAATGCAGTATCAAGCAGTGTGGTCGAATTACCAGCATAAGCAATCGCAGCGCCTGAGACAACCCTTCCCAAAGCTGCTAGGAAATACAGAGTAAAAACCACCTGCAATGCAAGGGTGAAGATTTTACCGTAAGCTGACCAACATGTATGAAAGCCCTATAGCACATAGCTGATGGGTCAAACATCAGAAGCTGCATTAGAATGAGAAGAGAAATTCGATCTCTTTCCTCCATGCCCTTTGTATCGCAAGAACACATTTGGAAACATGCAAAACTGTCGTTTTCACAGAGAATCTCGACAGGATATTAACAAGCAAGAGCTGTTAACATCCAAAAACTGGCCGAAGATGATTATTTCTCTGCCTCAATAGTCCTCCAGAGAGAACATATGAAGTGGAGTTCTGAGAATACCTTGAACAAGAGTTTCTTGTCATGTCCAGTTGCAGCCACCCTCAATACAGACTCCGCAGCTCCAATTGTGTTAGCCAAGGACGCAACTATACTATTTGCCATCTCTTGAGAAATCTGCCACTCAAGTGGATCCACAGGCACCCTACATACAGAACCATTTGCAGCAAAATGAGTTGCTTTGAAACAACTGGGATAACAATAATGATATGCACATCAGCAGTCATCACTAACTGAAGAATATGATTACCGGTGACATATCGTTAATAAAAAAAACAGATAATGAAGATGTACAAGAAAAGAACAAAACAGAAACATGATCTTTATCATCCAAAATAAACGTGTATTTTCCCCTAATAAAAAACATTTCCTTATCTGTATTGTTAGTGTGAACAACTTGCCAACTACAACAGTGCATACAATTCGCTAGTTAAGAACCCATTAgtgaataaataataataaaaaggcaGGACTTCAAAAAAATGCATAATTAACCCAACTTGCTACAAGAAGCCTCAGAAATTTGGACGAGCTTACTAAATAGGGACAATTGTTGCTTGGACCTTGCAGACTAGTATCTGACAAAGTAAAGTAGTACAAAATTCATCCTTCCAGGGAGGAGCACCATCAGACACTTCAGGGTGCGTTCGCTAAATCTCCAGCTGCCAGCTTCTCCAACTCTGGGTCCCGAGCTGGACCGAACCACCTAAGTCCTGATGTTGATAATGAGAAGCTGGCGATCGTTTTAGTGCAAAATTTGAGGAGTTGGAGAAGATGGTAAAAAGAAGATTCTCACCCATCCCCTCTtctcctccctccccctcccccacccctgcTCGAGCTCCACCACCCCCACCCACCGCCCTGCCGTCCTTGCACGGTCACGTCAGCCCGCTCACCTTTTTCCACGCCCCAGCTCGCCTTTGTCCTGACCACCGCTCGCCCTTGATCTACCTGGCGCGGCCCAGCCTGCTCCTACCGCGTGTGCGGGTCACGGGCACAACTTGCTCCGCGTGCACGGGCGCCATTGAGGCCGACCTCTCCACCCGTGCGTCACTGGATCCATTGGAGGTGAGCTCCTCCAGCAGATTCTACACTGCACACGCTGTCCAACCTCGTTGTCCTCTCTCTGCTCCGTCTTCGTCTACATGATAGCTGGGAtcagccacacatttccttgattgTTGGGCTGAAAGCCCAGGTTGATATCCTTCCGAGCCGGGCCACATCCAAGGCAAATGGGCTGCCAACCCAGGCCAGTGCTAACAATGGAGAAGCTGTGCTCCCGAATGTATCCTCAACTTCCGGTTTTTGGACGGAAGCTGGGCTACAGAGTTGAGGAGTTGGGGGGTTACCAAACATACCCTTAAGCTGCACTGGTTTGACATGATGACATAAATGGTTTTATATGACAGTTTTATTTTTCCCAAATTATAATATCAGGAAACAGAATCCCATGAAGCAGGGACGGATCATAGGCGCATTCTTCTTACTGCCCCTTTGATAATTGCCAAAGAATAGGCTGAAGGGTCTACACATGTTTGTACCATTTGGAAAATTTGGACAACTTGGTATTCCATTCAATACGTCAAAAGAGGACTTAGCATTCTATTCCATAAGTAATAGTTCAGCAAAGTAATTTACCAACAGACAAGTAGAAGTGGCAATGTAAGTattaggaaatatgcaacttgtatttctAAGGGGCCAAAGgccaatacacacacacacacacacaNNNNNNNNNNNNNNNNNNNNNNNNNNNNNNNNNNNNNNNNNNNNNNNNNNNNNNNNNNNNNNNNNNNNNNNNNNNNNNNNNNNNNNNNNNNNNNNNNNNNNNNNNNNNNNNNNNNNNNNNNNNNNNNNNNNNNNNNNNNNNNNNNNNNNNNNNNNNNNNNNNNNNNNNNNNNNNNNNNNNNNNNNNNNNNNNNNNNNNNNNNNNNNNNNNNNNNNNNNNNNNNNNNNNNNNNNNNNNNNNNNNNNNNNNNNNNNNNNNNNNNNNNNNNNNNNNNNNNNNNNNNNNNNNNNNNNNNNNNNNNNNNNNNNNNNNNNNNNNNNNNNNNNNNNNNNNNNNNNNNNNNNNNNNNNNNNNNNNNNNNNNNNNNNNNNNNNNNNNNNNNNNNNNNNNNNNNNNNNNAAACATAGGGTGGATCCACAACATTGAGTTTGGAGAGATAAAATCCATGGTGcgctctagtctgggccttcgtAAAGAAAACCGCCAACTGTAGCtcagaaggcacatactgaagagcaataacctaAACATGATATTTCCTTTGTGAGCATCTATATTTTTTACTGTTTGTGCAGATACATTTTATTGTCATATTAAAACTAGCAGAATACCAAGCTAAAGGAGAGCAAATTGACATCCAAAAAGAGTGACAAAAGAACATGGACAGCGGAGGAGAAGTTACTATTGGCATTCTATATGAAATGAATGATTCGTCTTGGAAATAGATACTGGTACCAGTCCGGATATCTTACCTACATTGAGAAGGAAATGGCTGAAGTAATACCACACGCTGATCTTAAAGAAAATCCGCATATCAAGTCTATAGTTAAGATTTTGAAGAAGCAACTTTCTTATGTTCTAGAAATTATGCAAAATGGCACTGGTTTGGATGCGATGACGAGAGGAAGGTGGTAAGTGGAGATAGAGACGTATATGGGCTGGGCAAAGGTAAAATATGTTCATTCAATATGTAAAGCAAGCTGCTCTGTTTCATGTTTTTTCATTACAATTCAGTTTCTAATGGAAATTTATGCTCTTTTTTGTAGTCCCGTGAGGGAGCAGGTCCTCTGTACATGAAGCCTATGTTAATTTTGACAAGCTATATGAGGTCTACGCCAGTGATTCGGCTAAAGGAGGGAGTGCTAAAGGTCCTGGAGAAGAAGAAATTGCAGAAGGTGGATCGACGGTAGATGCAGAAACCTAATAGCCAACCAGACAAGGAGAATCCTCCTGAAACACATGAGAACACAAACCCATCCAGTGGTTCTAGGTCTGGTCGTGAGAGAACATACCCTAATGATGATGCACTTGAGTCGGGTCTTATAAGCATGTCCAATACAACTGTGAAGTTCTTGGAAGCAGAGCAGGAGAATGCAAAAAACATTAATGGTTTACAGAGGCCATTTATGCATGGAGCTGAAGTTCATGAGCAAAAACATCAGCCAATAGAACCAAATTACTTGATATCCTCCAAAATCTTAAAGATCTCAGTACTGAAAAAGTTGCTATTGCTGTACGTGTCATTGGGGGTGATGCTGGAAAGACAGAATTTTTCATCAAGTTGCGTGATGATTACAAAGTGGTGTTTGTTCGCCAGGAGCTTGAGGTGGCCAAAAAATAAGTGGATGTCCAGATTTAGGAGTCTACACTCCAGTTTTGATTTTTAGTTCAGGACTACTAATTGTTTGCCTTTAAACTCATTGTTTGCAACTTTTGATGCACGCCAATTTATTTTACATTGTCTTCTTTCATACGGTGCACCAGTAGTTCAGTTTTGGAGATATGTTGCATTTTCAGTCCATGTCAATACTGTTGGAAAATGATATTTTCATATGTTTCATCAAGCAGTGGATTGCCTGATACTTGCTCCATGTCTTGCTTCATTTCCTACTACATGTGCCTGTGTTTTGATGATATTCAATTCCTACTACCTGGGACCGTTTTTGATGATCTGATTGGAAATTATTTGCTGCCTCAGATTGACCTGAATGGTGGAGGAAGCTGAAAAGGCTTGCCTTTCAGCCAACACAAGATTAATTGCAGCAAGTGCAGGGGTGTACGCTGGCCATCATTTTCCTTCTGTGTCCGATGTAAAGTTGCAGACCTAGACAATACAGCCGATTCAGTTTGTAGCTACTCAAATCCTATCATAAACAACTCCAATTCCTAGACCCACCAACCAAACAAAGGAAACTAATTCCCTGTCAAGttcccacaaataattccaacCCCGAAACAAACGTGGGATTGGGACTAATAAACCACTTCCCAAGTTTAATCCCTCGACCAACTCCCTTTCATAAATCCCCATTCCCTTTTCCCTTAAAAAAAGGGACACGCTGTAGAAAAAAAACAGAGCTGAAGCACGGAAAAGACGAGAAGCGAGGGAGGCACTCACGAGATGTGTAGGTGGCGGAAGAGGAGGCCGAGgatggagagggagcagaggaggacgaggagcacgTCGGCGGCGAGGGACACCGCGCTCGCCCGCCGCACCGCGCAGTGGTAGTAAACCAGCCCGCCGCAGACCGCGCCCACGGCCCAGCGCCAGGATCCTCCCGCCCCCATCGCGGGCGTGGCGTGGCGTCCACCAAGCTGCCCCCGCCGCCGGCTCGGCTTGGTGGTGGCGTCCGTCGGTCGCTCTCTCTATCTCACGCGCAGGACAAGTATCTTGGACCTGGTTggcatgggccgtgggcttaattcGGATGCAGGCCATAGCCCGGGCCCCGGGAGGTCCTGTCATGCGCCGTGTCGTCGCCATAGCTCACATGGATACAGCGACATGGGCCGGCTCGATAACTTGCTCCCTCACGCATGTGGTTCGCTCGCCAGGGCTGGCGATAATCTCTCGCTTACATCAAGAGTAACTACCCTCCAGCTGAAGCTTTTCCATGCATGCAACAGTACAGTAGTGAGGGCGCACTTGGGATCGGTGTATTCTAATGCGGAGGTGTTTAGATCTTTGAGTCTCCTCTCAGAGAGCAGCACATTCGGGTCATGGCGGCCCTGTTCGGTAAGGAGATGCCACCGGTGCTTGCGAGGAGTGCCACTACGTCCGTGGTTGTGGGGGAGGCCTGAGTGCTTGGTGGGTTTCTGGGTGTGTACCGGGACACTTATGGATTGGAATCCTCGTGTACTCTCTTGGAACGTGAGGGGTCTTAATAACCCTACTAAAAGGAATGCGGTTAGGGACTATGTAACATATGCTAAGGTGAATTTGGTGTGTCTTCTAGAGACGAAGCTAGATGTACTCGATACATACTTGGTGATGCAATGCATTGGGCCATCTTTTGATGGTTTTGCTTATCTCCCGGCGATCGATACGAGGGGTGGTATTTTGCTTGCTTGGGAGAGCTCATACATGGAGATTGACAATCTAACCCGGGATTCTAACTTTCTCACGGGGCGTGTGTGTAATAAGGATGGATGGGAATGGTGGCTATCCATGGTGTATGGTCCCCAAGGGGATGAGTCAAAGATCAATTTTTTGATCGAATTGCAACATAGAAGAGATGCTTGCCCGGGTCCTTGGATGGTGCTTGGTGACTTTAATATGATCCTGAGGGCTGAGGAGAAGAATAACTCGAATCTTAATAGATCTATGATGAGGAGATTTAAGGCTTTTATGGATAACAATGAGCTTAAAGAACTCTACATGCATGGAAGGAGGTTCACGTGGTCCAATGAGAGGGAGAACGTGGTGATGACCAAGATCGATCGGGTGTTAGTGTCGGTGGATTGGGAGCTTTACTATCCGGATGTTTTGTTGCAAGCTCTTTCAACTAATATTTCTGATCACGCCCCGTTGCACCTCTCCACGGCGCCGCCTTTCTGCGCTAAGAAGAGTTTTAGGTTTGAGATGTATTGGACGCGGCTTGAGGGGTTCGAGCAGGTAGTGAAGGAAGCTTGGGTGTGCACGGAGGAGATCACCGATCCTTTCAAAAGATTGGATGCATTGTTAAGGAACACGGCGGTGGCCCTTCAAGCTTAGGGTCAAAGGACAACGGGGAACATTAAGATCCAAATTGCCATTGCCAATTATGTCATCCTAAGGCTGGATAAAGCGATGGAGGCTAGGGCCCTGTCTTGGTTGGAGAGGTGGTTGAGGAGATCTTTAAAACACTCTTTGCTAGGGCTGGCCTCCCTACAACGTACGATCGAGAGGCAAAGATCGAGGCTCAAATGGATCAAAGAAGGCGATGTGAATACGAAGCTATTTCAAGCGGTGGCTAACGGAAGGAGGTGTAAGAGCTTTATACCTCATATTAGACACAATGGAGAGCTGATCACGAAGCAAGTTAGGAAGGAGGAGATCTTCTCGGAGGTTTATGAGCGGCTGCTTGGGCAGGCAAACGCAAGGGAGGCGGAAGTGGACCTAGACTTCCTTGGTTTGGAAGGAATTGACCTGTCCGAGCTTGAGGGGATGTTTACAAAAGAGGAGGTTTGGAATACGATCAAGGAGATGCCGCCGGATCGGGCTCCGGGCCCGGATGGCTTCATTACGGCATTCTACCAAAAAGCTTGGCATATCATTAAGAGGGATGTGATGGCAGTGCTCATGAAGCTTTATGTGGGAGATGGCCGGGGTTTTGGTAAATTAAACCGAGCACACATCGTGCTTATTCCAAAAAAACCCGAGGCGAAGGAGGTGGGCGACTTTAGGCCGATCAGCCTAACCCACAGTGCGGCCAAGTTGTTCGCTAAGATGCTTGCTAATCGTGCGCGGAGAAGAATGAAGGAGATCGTTGAATCGAACCAGTCGGCGTTCATTTGTGGGAGGCATCTCCACGATAACTTCCTTTTGGTCCGGCAAGTCGCCAGGAAAATTCATGCTCGCAAGGATGCGGGAGTGTTCTTGAAGTTGGACATCTCACGAGCTTTTGACTCCCTTGCCTGGCCGTTCTTATTTGAGGTGATGCGTAGGAAGGGTTTTGGTACCAAGTGGTACCAGTGGATTGCCATCCTCTTGAGGACCTCTAGCATGAAGGTGATCGTGAATGGGGTGCCAGGAAGAAGCTTTGTGCATGTTAAGGGTTTAAGGCAAGGGGACCCAGTTTCGCCTCTTCTCTTTGTGATTGCCATGGACGTCCTCTCGAAGATGATGATTCACACTGCTACCATGGGCGTCTTGAGTGCATTCACGGGCATTGCCCCTCACCAAGCAGTGTCAATCTACACCAACGACGTGGACTTATTTGTCAAGCCACGACTCTTGGATCTCTCGCTCGTTCGATCGGTTCTTACGGTGTTTGGGGAGGCATCGGGTTTGAAGGTGAATTACAACAAATCTCTGGCGATTATGATTCATGGGGACAGTGCGGACAAGGACCGGGTTGAGTCGGTGTTGAAATGCCGCATGGGTACCTTCCCATGCAGATACCTTGGGCTGCAATTGGCCATCAGGACTCTCACTAGGGCTGAGTGGCAGCCTATGTTGGACCAAGCTAAGGGCTTTGCGCCGGCGTGGCAAAGGGGACTGATTCACCGGCCGGGTCGTCTTGTGCTTGTGAAATCGGTAATTTCGGCTAAACCGATTCATCACTTCATGATTACGGAGGCTCTTGTTTGGGTGTTGGAAGAGATCGAACAATGGATGAGAGGTTTCTTTTGGCTGGCAAGGAGAAGGCCAATGGTGGGCAATGTCTGATTGCTTGGGATGCGGTTTGCAAACCTACTTATCTGGGTGGCCTAGGCGTTCGGAACCTGCAGCTACAGGGGCTCGCACTGCGGGTGAGATGGGAATGGTTGCGTAGAACGGACCCTGAAAGGCCATGGCAAGGGCTGCCAATGACGGAGGACAGAGATGCCTGCGCGGTGTTTGATAGCCTGGTGAACATCTCGGTGGGGGATGGCACTAAGGTTCTGTTTTGGCGACATCGATGGATCCATGGTTTCTCTGCAAAGGATATTGCACCACTCATTCATTCTAAGGTGGAAACAAGGACGATTAACAAGAGAATGGTGGCGGATGGCTTGGAGAATGGGAGGTGGTTGCGTGATTTATCAGGAGATCTCGACTTTGGTGACCACATGCAGCTCATCCATTTCAACCTAGCTATAAGCACGATTTAGCGTGACGTCTTGCGACCGGACGCCTTTTCGTGGCCTGCAGACCCGTCAGGTCTCTATACTGCTTGGTCGACATACCAACGGCTCTGCCTTGGTGCAGTTGTGGTACCTTATGCCTTTTGCATTTGGAAAAGTTGGGCTCTGCTCAAGTGCAAAATCTTTGCTTGGTTGGCGGTGCAACACCGTATTTGGACTTCGGATAGGAGAGCGAGGCATGGGTTGCAAGATCGACCTTCCGCATGGTTTACGtgtcttcaagaggaagataatgCAGAGCACATACTAGTCCAGTGTGTGTACGCTAGGGAGGTGTGGCATATCATGTTTGATGCTTTGGGTTTGCAGGCAACCATTCTGGAGGTGCAGGATCAACTTTTGGATTGGTGGTTGGCACAACGTGCAAGATGGAGTCGTGACGCCAAGAGGGGCTTTGATATGGTGGTGATTGCGGTGATCTGGGCACTCTGGAAGCAGCGCAATGCGAGAGTCT is drawn from Triticum dicoccoides isolate Atlit2015 ecotype Zavitan chromosome 6B, WEW_v2.0, whole genome shotgun sequence and contains these coding sequences:
- the LOC119324700 gene encoding reticulon-like protein B23 isoform X1, producing MGAGGSWRWAVGAVCGGLVYYHCAVRRASAVSLAADVLLVLLCSLSILGLLFRHLHISSATLHRTQKENDGQRTPLHLLQLILCWLKGKPFQLPPPFRVPVDPLEWQISQEMANSIVASLANTIGAAESVLRVAATGHDKKLLFKVVFTLYFLAALGRVVSGAAIAYAALCIFSLYMFAQSTDQFDQLPWVPLGRDSLGGAQDTT
- the LOC119324700 gene encoding reticulon-like protein B23 isoform X2, coding for MGAGGSWRWAVGAVCGGLVYYHCAVRRASAVSLAADVLLVLLCSLSILGLLFRHLHISVPVDPLEWQISQEMANSIVASLANTIGAAESVLRVAATGHDKKLLFKVVFTLYFLAALGRVVSGAAIAYAALCIFSLYMFAQSTDQFDQLPWVPLGRDSLGGAQDTT